In the genome of Variovorax sp. PAMC26660, the window ACCAGCGAGGCGTTGACGATCAGGTCGGCCACGCGTCTCTCTTCGCCGCCCGCACCGTGGGTCATGCGAAAGAACAGGTCCTTCTGCTGACGCGGGCCGTAGAAGGCATAGGCGCGCAGGCCACGCTGTTCGAGCGAAGCGATCAGGCGGTCGAGCCAGCCGGTGTCGTCGTTGCTCACGGTGGCGCTGTTGATGGCGATGGCGACGGTGCCGCCGGTGCCCGGCAGGCGGTCCAGCGCGGTGATGTCGGTTTCGATGCGCGGCCAGCCCGGGTGATAAAGGCCGGCGAGTGGTAGCGGCACGGGTGCGGGCAAACCGGCGAGGTCGTCGACCTGCGCCAACGCCTTCATCGCCGCGCCGAGGTTCGCAGTGCCGGAGAAACGCCAGTACTCGCGCAACCGCTGTGCCCACAAAGCATCGACACCGCGCTCCGCTGCCAATGGCGCCGCTATAGAAGCCTGTCCCTTGGCCACCAGCGCGAATTCGCCGACCAGCACATAAGGCACGGCGCTGCGCGAGATCGCATCGCCGAAGCGCGCCGCAGCGGCCTGCGCCACGCTGATGTGCGGCGCGTCGATCACAAGCAGCCGTGCGCCATCAAGTGCGGCAGCCAATGCGTCAGGAGAATCCTGCGCGGCCGACACCACCTGCATCGGCAGCCCAGCCTCGCGCGCCGCCGCCTGCAGCCGCACCACACGCGCCGGAGACACCAGCGACGTGCTCAACACCACGATGCGCGAAGCCGCGGCCTGCTGGGCCTGGGCCGGCACAAAAAAGCCCAGCCCCATCAGCAGGAGCCAGAAGAAGAATCGCGTCACTTCCCGCCCTGCGCAGCAGGCACCGCTTCCGCCGGCACGTAGACCATCGTGCCGTCCTTCAGTCGCCACGCGGTGCCGGCCTTCTCGCCATCGCCCCGCCCCGTCGCGCCGCTGGCCTTGAAGCGCGTGATCTTCTGGCCTTCGCGCGTGATGATCTCCATGTCCGGCTGGCCCTCATGGCGGATGATGGTCAGCTTGTCCTGCGCGAACGGGTTCATCGGGTTGTTGATGACCGCGATCATCAGCATGCCGATGACCACCATGAACACGTCGATCAGGTTGATGGTCGACAGCACCGGATCGTCGTCATCGCTGTCGAGGCTGCTCAGGATGGAAAACTGACGCCTGCTCATGAGAGCCGATCCCGCGCATCCAGCACCGCCACCAGTTCACGCATCAGCCAGCGCCGGCGCACGGTGTAGACCACGAAGGTGATCGAGGCCGAAGCCAGCGCCACGATCACGCTCGCGAACGCGGGTGCCAGGCTTTGCGCCACGCCTTGCGATTCGCCCGAGGCCACGGCCACCAGCGCCGGGCCCATCGGGATCATGGTGGCGATCAGCCCCAGCATTGGCGCCACGCGACTGCACAGGCGCACGCCTTCGAGCTGCTTGAGCACCACCAGCTCCATCTGCTCCTGGCTTGCATCGGCATGGCGCTGCAACGTCAGCACGCGCGAGGGATCGCGGCGGCGCTGCAGGTACTCGATGCCGAAGGCGCCGAGGCAATACACCGCATAGACAAAAGACAGCAGCACGCCGAGCGTCACGGGCCAGAGGAACAGGCGCGCAAGCTCGAACAGAACGGTATCGAAGGCCAGCATCAGGTGGGCTCCACAGGCGATGGGTTGGCGGAAGGGCCATCAGCAAACAGGTCCGAAGCCCGACCCCAGCACTCGTCGAACACCAGCGCCGACAGCGGCTCGCGCCGGGCCCAGCGTTCGCGCTGCAGCATCGGCTCTTCGTAGAAATCGTGCACCGGGCCCAGGCACAGCAAGGCGATGGGCTCGGCGCCGTCCGGCAGGCCGAGCAGCACCGACACCTCGGCCGGATCGAACAACGACACCCAACCCATGCCCAGCCCTTCCGCGCGCGCCGCGAGCCAGAGGTTCTGGATGGCGCAAGAGGCAGAGGCCAGGTCCATCTGCGGCAGGGTGCGGCGGCCGAACACGTGCTTTTCGCGGCCGTCGGCCAGCGTCACCACCAGCAGTTCGGCCGCGTCGAGCAGGCCCTGCACCTTCAGGCGCATGAACTCGTCTTCGCGCTGCCCGAGCGCACGGGCAGTGAGCACACGTTCGCGCTCGACGGTGTCGTGCAGGCTTTGCCGCAACCCCTGGCCGCGCACGCGGATG includes:
- the bluB gene encoding 5,6-dimethylbenzimidazole synthase, yielding MAQAFAADEVDAVYRAIHERRDMRHFAGGDVAPGLLRRLLEAAHHAPSVGFMQPWRFIRVRGQGLRQSLHDTVERERVLTARALGQREDEFMRLKVQGLLDAAELLVVTLADGREKHVFGRRTLPQMDLASASCAIQNLWLAARAEGLGMGWVSLFDPAEVSVLLGLPDGAEPIALLCLGPVHDFYEEPMLQRERWARREPLSALVFDECWGRASDLFADGPSANPSPVEPT
- a CDS encoding DUF2149 domain-containing protein is translated as MSRRQFSILSSLDSDDDDPVLSTINLIDVFMVVIGMLMIAVINNPMNPFAQDKLTIIRHEGQPDMEIITREGQKITRFKASGATGRGDGEKAGTAWRLKDGTMVYVPAEAVPAAQGGK
- a CDS encoding MotA/TolQ/ExbB proton channel family protein encodes the protein MLAFDTVLFELARLFLWPVTLGVLLSFVYAVYCLGAFGIEYLQRRRDPSRVLTLQRHADASQEQMELVVLKQLEGVRLCSRVAPMLGLIATMIPMGPALVAVASGESQGVAQSLAPAFASVIVALASASITFVVYTVRRRWLMRELVAVLDARDRLS